From the genome of Tindallia californiensis, one region includes:
- the ilvB gene encoding biosynthetic-type acetolactate synthase large subunit, translating to MRLNGSQILMECLLEHNVDTVFGYPGGAVINIYDAIYEYQDRIKHILTAHEQGASHAADGYARSTGKVGVCIATSGPGATNLVTGIATAYMDSVPMVAITGNVPVALLGKDSFQEVDITGITMPITKHNFIVKKVEDLAPTIRRAFYIAQEGRPGPVLVDIPKDVTVALAEYKKETMKPAFEHTDSICEETLDAVVELINASKKPFILTGGGVIRSDASQETLALVEKIQSPVASSLMGLGGIPTNHELFTGMIGMHGSKTSNLASSECDLFIAIGSRFSDRITSNIKLFASEANIVHIDIDPAEINKNIQTFYHMAGDVKASLKRLNEKLKEKVSKERYQWKEQIIQWKEQYPLEKNQNGAIKPHYVIRKLSELTSGKAIITTEVGQSQMWSAQYYDYVLPRTFLSSGGLGTMGYGLGASLGAKLGNPDKIVVNIAGDGSFCMNNNELATAVHYHLPVIVLVLDNQVLGMVRQWQDLFFDKRFSQTDRNRCTDFIKLAEAYGAKGYRMERVEDVEPILKEALTQTVPVVIHCPIDPDDKVFPMVPPGAAIKDLIMEESQE from the coding sequence ATGCGATTAAATGGATCTCAAATCTTAATGGAATGCTTACTGGAACACAACGTCGACACCGTATTCGGCTATCCAGGGGGCGCCGTCATTAATATTTATGACGCAATATATGAATACCAAGATCGGATAAAGCATATTTTAACGGCACATGAACAAGGGGCTTCTCATGCTGCTGATGGCTATGCACGATCGACAGGAAAGGTTGGCGTATGCATTGCAACATCAGGACCTGGTGCTACAAACTTAGTAACTGGAATTGCTACTGCTTATATGGATTCTGTACCAATGGTGGCGATTACAGGAAATGTGCCAGTTGCTTTACTTGGAAAAGATAGTTTTCAGGAAGTTGATATTACAGGAATTACCATGCCTATTACAAAACACAATTTCATTGTAAAAAAAGTGGAGGATTTGGCACCAACCATCCGAAGGGCTTTTTATATTGCTCAAGAAGGCAGGCCTGGACCCGTATTGGTTGATATCCCCAAAGATGTTACCGTAGCTCTAGCTGAATATAAGAAAGAGACAATGAAACCTGCTTTTGAACATACAGACTCCATTTGTGAAGAAACATTAGATGCTGTGGTTGAACTCATTAACGCATCAAAGAAACCTTTTATACTCACTGGCGGGGGTGTGATTAGATCTGATGCATCACAAGAAACCCTTGCGCTGGTAGAAAAAATACAGTCACCTGTTGCTTCGTCCTTGATGGGGCTGGGAGGAATCCCTACTAATCACGAATTATTTACCGGTATGATTGGCATGCATGGAAGTAAGACATCGAACCTTGCCTCCTCGGAATGTGATCTTTTTATTGCTATTGGATCAAGGTTTAGTGATCGGATAACCAGCAATATAAAGCTGTTTGCTTCGGAAGCAAACATTGTGCATATTGATATTGATCCTGCGGAGATTAATAAAAACATACAAACTTTTTACCATATGGCTGGTGATGTCAAAGCATCCCTAAAAAGGTTAAATGAAAAACTGAAGGAAAAGGTAAGTAAAGAACGATACCAATGGAAAGAACAAATTATCCAATGGAAAGAACAATACCCGTTGGAAAAAAATCAGAACGGCGCTATTAAACCACATTATGTGATTCGAAAGTTAAGTGAACTTACCTCTGGAAAAGCCATTATCACAACGGAAGTAGGTCAAAGTCAAATGTGGTCAGCTCAATATTATGATTATGTTTTACCAAGAACCTTCTTATCCTCCGGTGGTTTGGGGACAATGGGGTATGGACTGGGAGCCAGTTTAGGTGCAAAACTAGGAAACCCTGATAAAATAGTAGTAAATATTGCTGGTGATGGTAGTTTTTGTATGAACAATAATGAATTAGCCACGGCGGTGCATTATCATTTGCCGGTCATTGTACTGGTGCTAGATAATCAGGTATTGGGAATGGTTAGACAATGGCAGGACTTGTTTTTCGATAAACGCTTTTCTCAAACAGATAGGAATCGTTGTACCGATTTTATTAAGTTAGCGGAAGCTTACGGTGCAAAAGGATATCGAATGGAGAGGGTGGAAGATGTCGAACCGATTCTAAAAGAAGCTTTAACACAAACGGTTCCCGTAGTCATACATTGTCCTATTGATCCTGATGATAAAGTATTTCCGATGGTTCCTCCGGGAGCGGCTATTAAAGATTTAATTATGGAAGAATCTCAGGAATAA
- the leuB gene encoding 3-isopropylmalate dehydrogenase, whose translation MKKKIAVIPGDGIGPEVMKQTLRILCFIEEKFHHEFEMEECFAGGVAIDKEGTPLPDHTLKTCENADAILLGAVGGPKWDHLEGTDRPERALLTIRKELGFFANLRPAMLFPAMKDACPLKPSLIEKGLDLMVVRELTGGIYFGEQKTFTDKAGKKSAYDTMFYHEDEIRRIVRIAFEIASKRKRKLLSVDKANVLESSRLWRKTIIQEAKNYPDICLEHMYIDNAAMQLIRDPNQFDVIVTGNMFGDILSDEASMITGSIGLLPSASLDADQKGMYEPIHGSAPDIAGQNKANPLAMILSAAMMFKNSFDLTREADMIESAVEKVLDEGYRTADIYSENTVMLTTEEMGQQVLDTMKKM comes from the coding sequence ATGAAAAAGAAAATTGCTGTTATACCAGGTGATGGAATTGGTCCGGAAGTGATGAAACAAACCTTACGTATTCTTTGCTTTATTGAAGAAAAGTTTCATCATGAGTTTGAAATGGAAGAATGCTTCGCTGGTGGAGTGGCAATAGATAAGGAAGGTACCCCACTCCCTGATCACACCCTGAAAACCTGTGAAAATGCGGATGCTATTCTGTTAGGGGCGGTAGGCGGGCCCAAATGGGATCATCTTGAAGGAACTGACAGACCAGAAAGAGCGTTGCTGACGATCCGAAAAGAGCTGGGATTTTTTGCTAACCTAAGACCAGCTATGTTGTTCCCGGCGATGAAAGACGCTTGTCCCCTAAAACCATCGTTAATAGAAAAAGGATTGGATTTGATGGTTGTTCGCGAGCTGACAGGCGGTATTTACTTTGGCGAGCAGAAGACATTTACTGACAAAGCTGGAAAAAAGTCAGCCTATGATACGATGTTTTATCACGAAGATGAAATTCGCAGAATTGTTAGAATCGCCTTTGAAATTGCTTCTAAAAGAAAAAGAAAACTACTTAGTGTGGATAAAGCAAATGTCTTGGAAAGTTCAAGGTTATGGAGAAAAACGATTATTCAGGAAGCAAAAAACTATCCCGATATCTGCCTTGAGCATATGTATATCGATAATGCAGCCATGCAGCTAATTCGCGATCCTAATCAATTTGATGTGATTGTTACTGGCAATATGTTTGGTGATATTCTTTCTGATGAAGCAAGCATGATTACTGGATCAATAGGGCTACTTCCTTCTGCTAGTCTTGATGCCGATCAAAAAGGCATGTATGAGCCAATTCATGGTTCGGCACCGGATATAGCAGGACAGAATAAAGCGAATCCTTTAGCAATGATTTTATCCGCAGCAATGATGTTCAAAAATTCCTTTGATTTAACCCGTGAAGCTGACATGATTGAAAGCGCAGTAGAGAAGGTTTTAGATGAAGGGTACCGTACGGCGGATATTTATTCAGAAAATACAGTAATGCTAACAACGGAAGAAATGGGTCAGCAGGTTCTTGATACAATGAAAAAAATGTAA
- a CDS encoding 2-isopropylmalate synthase, translating into MNESNISIFDTTLRDGEQSPGCSMNLKEKLEMAKQLEKLKVDVIEAGFAIASPGDFEAVKTIADTVKEVKVASLSRALPQDIDKAYEAVKGAEAPRIHTFIATSDIHMKYKLKAAPEDVLNRAVEMVTYAKKYLNDVQFSAEDATRSQPEFLYRVFEAVIKAGATVINVPDTVGYTTPEEFTALIKGIKENVPNIDKATIAVHCHNDLGMAVANTLAAAKAGARQLECTINGIGERAGNAAMEEIVMALQTRYDFYQSKTNIETQQLYPTSRLLTQITGMKVQRNKAIVGENAFAHESGIHQHGVLANKSTYEIMTPESVGLHQHQLVLGKHSGRHAFEDRMKSMGYDLDKKTLDNIFQSFKELADKKKVVYNKDLEALIKDKTLKMEEFFQLQQFVINCGNFMTATATVKLKNKEKELEAVSTGSGPIYAAFGAIDQLVGKEYKLDDYSLQAITEGEDAQGEAFVQIKRHDELYHGSGISTDVIEASMKAYINAINRMLSNEQEMDA; encoded by the coding sequence ATGAATGAAAGCAATATTAGCATTTTTGATACAACGCTACGTGATGGAGAACAGTCACCAGGTTGTAGCATGAATTTGAAAGAAAAGCTTGAAATGGCAAAACAACTGGAAAAGCTAAAAGTGGATGTTATTGAAGCAGGATTTGCAATCGCATCGCCTGGAGACTTTGAAGCAGTGAAAACTATTGCTGATACGGTAAAAGAGGTAAAAGTAGCCAGCTTATCTCGAGCTTTGCCACAAGACATTGATAAAGCCTATGAAGCGGTTAAAGGAGCAGAAGCTCCACGAATTCACACCTTTATTGCCACATCAGATATTCATATGAAATATAAATTAAAAGCAGCGCCGGAAGATGTATTGAATCGTGCTGTTGAAATGGTTACGTATGCCAAAAAGTACTTAAACGATGTGCAGTTTTCAGCAGAAGACGCAACCCGTAGTCAACCCGAATTCTTATATAGAGTGTTTGAAGCTGTCATAAAAGCTGGAGCTACGGTTATTAATGTACCAGATACTGTCGGGTATACAACCCCGGAAGAATTTACAGCGCTGATTAAAGGTATTAAGGAAAATGTTCCGAATATTGACAAAGCAACCATTGCGGTTCATTGTCATAACGACTTGGGCATGGCGGTGGCAAACACCTTAGCAGCGGCGAAAGCAGGAGCAAGACAACTGGAATGTACTATCAATGGTATTGGTGAACGTGCAGGAAATGCGGCAATGGAAGAAATTGTCATGGCATTACAGACAAGGTATGATTTTTATCAAAGTAAAACAAATATTGAGACCCAACAATTATATCCAACCAGTCGACTGCTCACCCAAATCACAGGCATGAAAGTACAACGAAACAAGGCAATTGTAGGTGAAAATGCTTTTGCTCACGAATCGGGCATTCATCAGCATGGCGTACTTGCTAATAAAAGCACTTACGAAATCATGACACCAGAATCTGTAGGACTTCATCAACATCAGCTGGTACTTGGAAAGCATTCTGGCAGACATGCTTTTGAAGACCGTATGAAGTCGATGGGATATGATTTAGATAAAAAAACACTAGATAATATCTTTCAATCATTTAAGGAACTTGCAGATAAAAAGAAAGTGGTTTACAACAAAGATCTTGAAGCTTTAATTAAAGACAAAACCCTTAAAATGGAAGAGTTCTTCCAGTTACAGCAGTTTGTTATCAATTGTGGTAATTTTATGACAGCAACGGCGACGGTGAAATTAAAGAACAAAGAAAAAGAATTAGAAGCAGTGTCAACAGGTTCCGGACCTATTTATGCCGCTTTTGGAGCGATTGATCAATTAGTGGGAAAAGAGTATAAACTGGATGATTATTCTTTACAGGCTATTACAGAAGGCGAAGATGCTCAGGGAGAAGCCTTTGTGCAGATCAAGAGACATGATGAACTTTATCATGGTAGCGGAATCAGTACAGATGTTATTGAAGCAAGCATGAAAGCCTATATCAATGCCATTAACCGAATGCTTAGCAATGAACAAGAAATGGATGCCTAG